A portion of the Halopelagius inordinatus genome contains these proteins:
- the cheY gene encoding chemotaxis protein CheY: protein MASTVLVVDDSAFMRNLLKQLLDGEHEVVGEAENGVEAVELYRELGPDVVTMDVVMPIRNGIEATTEIKSMDDSASVIMCTSVGQEEKMREAVEAGADGYITKPFQKPNVLQAIDDVVSVEA, encoded by the coding sequence ATGGCAAGCACCGTACTGGTCGTGGACGACTCGGCGTTCATGCGGAATCTGCTGAAGCAGTTGCTCGACGGAGAGCACGAGGTAGTTGGTGAGGCCGAAAACGGCGTCGAAGCCGTCGAACTCTACCGAGAACTCGGGCCCGACGTCGTGACGATGGACGTCGTGATGCCCATCAGAAACGGAATCGAAGCGACGACCGAAATCAAATCGATGGACGACTCGGCGTCGGTCATCATGTGCACGTCGGTCGGGCAAGAAGAGAAGATGCGCGAGGCGGTCGAAGCGGGCGCGGACGGGTACATCACGAAACCGTTCCAAAAGCCCAACGTCCTCCAAGCCATCGACGACGTGGTGAGCGTCGAGGCATGA